One Leishmania major strain Friedlin complete genome, chromosome 5 DNA segment encodes these proteins:
- a CDS encoding putative dihydrolipoamide branched chain transacylase: protein MRSARCMVRRCIGAAAGAATVAHASGWPYTASRRHLFATTCAPLGRCIPYRLADIGEGITEVQVLGVCVKAGDTINEFDPICEVQSDKATVDITSRYTGVVKAVYLQPGATAKVGSVMLDIVPEGADDAPEAASPSRSAPPPSSAPDSAPQATYSASKPSSDASAGKVLATPATRYLAREHKLDLAHVPATGKGGRVTKEDVLQFMDAGMSAAAAPSPPSTASSAATAPPGTVVSGLQTEAGDTVMPITGVRRGMVKTMSQAASIPTFTFSEECELTRLMEVRGSLKDVVKERSKGKAKLSFMPFFLKAASIALQHHPDINAHCPVDCSALVRKAAHNIGFAMDTPNGLIVPVVKHVERKSILDIANDMQVLIERGKSNKLTTQDMTGGTFTLSNIGVIGATVTTPVLLPPQVAIGAIGRLQKLPRFDANGSLYAANLICVSFTADHRVIDGASMVRFANTYKQLLEHPENMLVDLR from the coding sequence ATGCGTTCTGCGAGGTGCatggtgcgccgctgcatcggcgcggctgccggtgccgccactgTCGCCCACGCGTCTGGCTGGCCCTacacggcgtcgcggcggcactTGTTTGCGACGACGTGCGCCCCGCTCGGCCGCTGTATCCCGTACAGGCTGGCCGACATCGGCGAGGGGATAACGgaggtgcaggtgctgggTGTCTGCGTGAAGGCCGGCGACACCATCAACGAGTTCGACCCCATCTGCGAGGTGCAAAGTGACAAGGCCACCGTCGACATCACGTCCCGCTACACGGGCGTTGTGAAGGCGGTGTACCTGCAGCCTGGCGCAACCGCGAAGGTGGGCTCGGTCATGCTCGACATCGTGCCAGAGGGTGCCGACGACGCGCCAgaggccgcctcgccgtctcgcagtgcgccgccgccgtcgtcggcgccggaTTCTGCTCCGCAGGCAACCTACTCCGCCTCAAAGCCATCATCGGACGCCTCGGCGGGTAAGGTGCTGGCGACACCGGCAACGCGGTACCTGGCGCGGGAACACAAGCTGGACCTCGCACATGTGCCGGCCACCGGCAAGGGCGGGCGAGTAACAAAGGAGGACGTGCTTCAATTCATGGATGCGGGTAtgtctgccgcagcggcgccatcgcccccATCTACGGCGTCGTctgccgccactgcgccACCTGGCACCGTCGTGTCTGGACTTCAGACGGAGGCGGGTGACACCGTCATGCCCATCACcggcgtgcgccgcggcatGGTCAAGACGATGAGCCAGGCTGCGTCGATCCCCACCTTCACCTTCAGCGAGGAGTGCGAGCTCACCCGGCTCATGGAGGTGCGCGGGTCGCTGAAGGATGTGGTAAAGGAACGCAGCAAAGGCAAGGCAAAGCTGTCCTTCATGCCTTTCTTTCTCAAGGCGGCGTCCATCgcactgcagcaccacccgGACATCAACGCTCACTGCCCGGTGGACTGCTCGGCGTTGGTGCGCAAGGCGGCACACAACATCGGCTTCGCTATGGACACGCCAAACGGGCTCATCGTGCCGGTTGTTAAACATGTGGAGCGCAAGTCAATCCTCGACATCGCCAACGACATGCAGGTTCTCATTGAGCGCGGTAAGAGCAACAAGCTGACGACACAGGACATGACAGGCGGCACCTTCACGCTGAGCAACATTGGCGTGATTGGGGCAACCGTGACAACGCCCGTGCTGCTCCCGCCTCAGGTCGCCATCGGGGCCATTGGCCGCCTACAGAAGTTGCCGCGCTTCGACGCGAACGGCAGCTTGTACGCTGCGAATCTCATCTGCGTTTCCTTCACAGCCGACCATCGCGTGATCGACGGCGCGAGTATGGTTCGATTCGCGAACACCTacaagcagctgctggagcatCCCGAGAACATGCTGGTGGATCTGCGGTAA
- a CDS encoding putative nucleolar RNA helicase II, giving the protein MPRRAREEDGEEKPHRVTKLASSSADDEPVKASKISAKASDNDTGAAAEKRKRTEGSSKVSATSATAPAEKKDEEVPNNGCAATARPFSEFEMNPIVVKALQSRGIESMFPVQALTFNAIMRNTDVLVQARTGSGKTLAFGIPIVERLLKLPSHLTRGRGPAAVIFCPTRELAIQVQDVLCGISCGLVVTALYGGVAYANQERVLRSGVDIVVATPGRAKDFLEKGTLHFDRVVMACLDEADHMLDIGFKDDIELLLSQVAEQNGSVGAERPAHQTLLFSATVPEWVHTCSFIAKDKEFIDMVGKEAVRTASTIKFYRRKCNFSEISSMLADLIKVYSGAHGRTLVFTNTKKDCHDLSINNTKLDSQCLHGDMQQEQRESTMKSFRDNKFSVLIATDVAARGLDLPMVDLVIQCAPPSDIDAFIHRAGRTGRAGRKGVCVLLYQPREEYVVERIERHAKMKFDVLPAPTREEILKAVARDAAEDLARVERRATDLFMEQAAELLKDADPVEILASALAVMSGYTSNITARGLITGTPGYVTVQMTSDRPLPVPVYCSILRNNLGDDTFMRCRDITLLQDDPGCVFDVLEQFAERVMSTPMRGITFQRIEALPPIIARDLNSSRGGRGGFNYGGGRGGFNYGGGRGGFGGYGGNRGSGRGSGRGGGRVGGFQRRY; this is encoded by the coding sequence ATgccgcgtcgcgcgcgcgaggaggaTGGTGAGGAGAAACCGCACCGCGTCACGAAgctcgccagcagcagcgccgacgatgAGCCGGTGAAGGCGTCGAAGATCTCCGCCAAGGCGTCGGACAACGacaccggcgctgctgcagagaaaaggaagcgcACGGAGGGGAGCTCCAAGGTTTCTGCCACTTCGGCAACGGCACCGGCGGAgaagaaggacgaggaggtgccgaACAatggctgcgccgccacagcgcgCCCGTTCTCGGAGTTTGAGATGAACCCCATCGTTGtcaaggcgctgcagtcACGCGGCATCGAGTCCATGTTTCCTGTGCAGGCTCTCACCTTCAACGCCATCATGAGGAACACGGACGTCCTCGTGCAGGcccgcaccggcagcggcaagacaCTCGCGTTCGGTATCCCGATcgtggagcggctgctgaagctgccgAGCCACCTCAcccgcggccgcggcccagCTGCCGTGATCTTCTGCCCTACTCGCGAGCTAGCCATCCAGGTGCAGGATGTGCTCTGCGGGATCAGCTGCGGGCTCGTCGTGACGGCCCTGTACGGCGGTGTCGCCTACGCGAATCaggagcgcgtgctgcgcagcggcgtcgacatTGTGGTGGCCACCCCCGGCCGCGCGAAGGACTTTCTAGAGAAGGGCACGCTGCATTTTGACCGCGTTGTGATGGCGTGCCTGGACGAGGCGGACCACATGCTGGACATCGGCTTCAAGGACGACATTGAGTTGCTGCTCTCGCAGGTGGCCGAGCAGAACGGCTCTGTCGGCGCTGAGAGGCCAGCTCATCAGACGCTGCTGTTCTCCGCGACTGTGCCGGAGTGGGTGCACACGTGCTCCTTCATCGCCAAGGACAAGGAGTTCATCGACATGGTCGGCAAGGAGGCGGTGAGGACAGCGAGCACGATCAAGTTCTATCGCAGAAAATGCAACTTCAGCGAGATCTCTTCTATGCTCGCTGATCTCATCAAGGTGTACAGCGGTGCCCACGGCCGCACCCTCGTCTTCACCAACACGAAGAAGGACTGCCACGACCTGTCCATCAACAACACCAAACTGGACTCGCAGTGCCTGCACGGTGATatgcagcaggagcagcgcgagagTACCATGAAGAGCTTCCGCGACAACAAGTTCAGCGTCCTCATCGCCACCGACGTGGCGGCCCGCGGCCTCGACTTGCCCATGGTGGACCTGGTTATCCAGTGCGCCCCGCCGAGCGACATCGACGCTTTCATTCACCGAGCCGGCCGTACGGGACGCGCTGGCCGCaagggtgtgtgcgtgctgctctACCAGCCGCGCGAGGAGTACGTTGTCGAGCGCATCGAGCGCCACGCGAAGATGAAGTTCGACGTCCTGCCTGCCCCCACGCGTGAGGAGATTCTCAAGGCCGTCGCCCGTGATGCCGCTGAGGACCTGGCGCGCGTCGAGCGCCGTGCCACCGACCTCTTCATGGAGCAGGCGGCCGAGCTGCTAAAGGACGCGGACCCAGTCGAAATCCTGGCCTCGGCGCTCGCCGTCATGAGCGGCTACACGTCGAACATCACCGCGCGCGGTCTCATTACTGGCACGCCAGGGTATGTGACGGTGCAGATGACGTCGGATCGACCGCTGCCCGTTCCGGTGTACTGCAGCATCCTCCGAAACAACCTCGGCGATGACACGTTCATGCGGTGCCGCGACATTACACTGTTGCAGGACGACCCGGGCTGCGTCTTCGACGTGCTGGAGCAGTTTGCTGAGCGTGTCATGAGCACACCGATGCGCGGTATCACCTTCCAGCGGATCGAGGCCCTTCCTCCGATTATCGCGCGCGACCTcaacagcagccgcggtggtCGCGGTGGCTTTAACtacggcggcggtcgcggcggctTTAACTACGGCGGTGGGCGTGGTGGCTTCGGCGGCTACGGTGGGAATCGTGGCAGCggccgaggcagcggccgaggcggtggccgtgTGGGCGGTTTCCAGCGCCGCTACTGA
- a CDS encoding putative protein kinase — MTALPFPLIEDIGELYMLDDIYDFLGEGTFASVFKAVSTMNRDVVQENQTVALKMIAKRNLSSDKLVRDVINEVHVLRQTAHPNCVRFIECVQTPVYVVIVTEYIEGVELFQALKDQKFTEAMVLNVMRQLLSALAYLHNTLHIVHRDVKPENVIISTHEAPFRVVLVDFGLARSCERKRPRISRELATHFQRQRPIPVRNMSVESLDCDSPMLATPCGTLKYAAPETVQSITQSAQLSTTKNLLSRLDVYAVGIIMYVMLSGALPFKNFANKASLVMEMRNSLSFDGPRWAGISAEAIDLNKALLNFDAVSRPHAAEALQYPWFKIYGSALRPMSAEEVQPTPGMLLDSSICERGAMTHAFEAMRATEAALYYNEEETASTSVPVTSRSGLRTPNSRCVSVPFGTNTSAFSNSSSTTTAAQTAQSGYFDFA; from the coding sequence ATGAccgctcttcccttcccgCTGATCGAGGACATTGGGGAGCTGTATATGCTCGACGACATCTACGATTTTCTCGGCGAAGGCACGTTCGCCTCCGTCTTCAAGGCTGTTAGCACAATGAACCGCGACGTCGTGCAGGAGAATCAGACGGTGGCGCTGAAGATGATCGCCAAGCGCAACCTCTCCAGCGACAAGCTTGTGCGTGATGTCATCAACGAGGTGCACGTGCTTCGCCAGACGGCGCATCCGAACTGTGTGCGCTTTATCGAGTGTGTGCAAACTCCCGTCTACGTCGTCATTGTCACAGAGTATATCGAGGGCGTCGAGCTGTTCCAAGCCCTCAAGGACCAGAAGTTCACGGAGGCGATGGTGCTGAATGTaatgcggcagctgctgagcgcgCTTGCGTACCTGCACAACACGCTTCACATTGTCCACCGTGACGTCAAGCCCGAGAACGTTATCATCTCAACGCACGAGGCTCCGTTTCGagtcgtcctcgtcgacTTCGGGCTTGCCCGCAGCTGCGAGCGGAAGCGGCCGCGCATCTCACGCGAGTTGGCGACGCACTTCCAGCGCCAGAGGCCGATACCGGTACGAAACATGTCGGTCGAGTCGCTGGACTGCGACAGTCCGATGCTGGCGACCCCGTGCGGCACACTCAAGTATGCTGCCCCGGAGACGGTGCAGTCCATCACGCAGAGTGCCCAGCTGTCCACGACGAAGAATTTGTTGTCTCGCCTCGATGTGTACGCTGTCGGCATCATCATGTATGTCATGCTCAGCGGCGCGCTCCCCTTCAAGAACTTCGCCAACAAGGCAAGCTTAGTGATGGAGATGCGCAACTCGCTCAGCTTCGACGGGCCTCGCTGGGCCGGCATCAGCGCCGAGGCGATCGACCTCAATAAAGCACTTCTCAACTTCGACGCCGTCTCCCGACCACACGCGGCCGAGGCACTGCAGTACCCATGGTTTAAGATATACGGCAGTGCCTTGCGGCCGATGTCGGCGGAGGAGGTACAGCCGACACCAGGTATGTTGCTGGACTCGAGTATCTGCGAGCGTGGGGCAATGACGCACGCCTTCGAGGCGATGCGCGCCACCGAGGCAGCTCTGTACTACAATGAGGAAGAGACAGCATCGACGTCTGTGCCAGTGACCAGCCGCAGCGGTTTGCGTACGCCGAATAGCCGCTGCGTAAGCGTTCCGTTCGGCACGAATACGTCGGCGTTCTCGAATAGCAGTAGCACCACGACAGCCGCCCAGACAGCACAGTCTGGCTACTTTGACTTTGCGTGA